The Streptomyces sp. NBC_00162 sequence CCAGTCGCCCGGCGTCGGCTGGGCCGCGTACCTCACCGCCGCCTGACCAGCACCTTCACGGCCCCTCGGGGGGTGCGGTAGATCCGCATTTCGCCCATGCGAAACTTTTCACATGAGCCTTAGCCGCGCCCCCCGCCGCCGCTCGACCAGCGGCGCCCTCCTGCTGACCGCGGTGACCGTCGCGGGCGTCATGACCCTGACGTCCTGCGACGATGCGGACGGCGGCAGCAAGTCCTCAGGCAGCGCCGGCGGAAACTACGTCGTGGGCAAGGGCGGCATCTCCACCGTCGCCAAGGGCGAGCGCGACGCGGCCCCGAAGCTCGACGGCGCGACCGTCGACGGCAAGACCCTCGACACCACCGAGCTCAAGGGCAAGGTCGTCGTCCTCAACGTGTGGGGCTCCTGGTGCCCGCCGTGCCGGGCCGAGGCCCCGGGCTTCGCTAAGGTCTCCAAGGAGCTCGCCGACGCGGGCAAGGACGTCGCCTTCGTCGGCATCAACACCCGCGACAACAGCACGCAGAACGCGACCGCCTTCGAGGAGAGCTACGGGATCACCTACCCGAGCCTCTACGACCCCGACGGAAAGCTGATGCTGCGCTTCCCCAAGGGCACGCTCAACCCGCAGGCCATCCCCTCCACGATCGTCCTCGACAAGGAGGGCAAGATCGCCGCCCGCACTTTGATCGCGGTCAGCGAAACGCAACTGCGCTCCATGATCGACCCGCTCCTCGCGGAGCAGTGACCTCGTGGTCGAGTACGTCCTCGCAGCCGAGGTCACCGGCGTGAACGAGACCGTCCTGAACGGCGCCCTGCTGCTCGCCCTGCCCATCTCGCTCCTCGCCGGGCTGATCTCCTTCTTCTCGCCCTGCGTGCTCCCGCTGGTCCCCGGCTACCTCTCCTACGTGACCGGCGTCAGCGGCGCCGACCTCGCCGAGGCGCGGCGCGGACGGATGCTGGCGGGCGCGCTCCTGTTCATCGCCGGGTTCACCGCCGTCTTCGTCTCCACCGGCGCGCTCTTCGGCTACTTCGGCGAGACCCTCCGGGAGAACAACGAGGTCATCTCCCGGGTCCTGGGCGGGCTGGTGATCGTCCTCGGCCTCTTCTTCATGGGTGCGATCCCGGGTCTGACGATGCGGGAGTTCCGCTTCCACAAGAAGCCGACGGCAGGCCTGCTCGGCGCCCCGCTGCTCGGGGTGCTCTTCGGTGTCGGCTGGACCCCCTGCATGGGCCCGACCCTCGCCGCCGTCACCACGCTCTCGCTCGACCAGGCGAGCGCGGGCCGCGGGGCGCTGCTGACCGTGGTCTACTGCCTGGGCCTCGGCCTGCCCTTCATCCTCGCCGCGATCGCCTTCCGCAAGGCGCTGGGTGCGTTCGGCTGGGTGAAGAAGCACTACGCGTGGGTGATGCGCATCGGCGGCGGCATGCTGATCCTGACCGGTCTGCTGCTCGTCACAGGAATGTGGGACAGCATCGTCGGCGACATGCGGAGCTGGACCCAAGGCTTCACGGTGGGGATCTGAGGACTACACGGACATGAGTACGACAGACAACACGCCCACCGAGGCGTCGCAGGACTCCGAACCGGCGCTCGGCGCAGCCGGTTCCCAGCTCTCCACCGCCCCCCTCGAGGACAGTGGTCCCGTAGGCATCGGCGTGATCGGCTGGGCCCGCTGGGTCTGGCGGCAGCTCACCTCCATGCGGGTGGCGTTGATCCTGCTCTTCCTGCTGTCCCTCGGCGCGATCCCCGGCTCCCTCATCCCGCAGAACTCCGTCGACCTGATGAAGGTCGCCGAGTGGAAGAAGCTCAACCCGTCCTGGGTGACCATCGCCGAGAAGCTCCAGCTCTTCGACGTCTACACCTCGTTCTGGTTCTCCGCGATCTACATCCTGCTCTTCGTCTCGCTCATCGGTTGCATCCTGCCCCGCACCTGGCAGTTCGTCGGCCAGCTCCGGGGCCGCCCGCCGGCCGCCCCCCGCCGCCTCGACCGGCTCCCCGCGCACACCACGTGGCGCACCGAGAAGTCCCCGGACGAGGTCCTGGCGTACGCGAAGACGCTGCTCGGCCGGCGCCGCTTCCGCATCGAGGCCGGCAACGGCCACGTCGCGGCGGAGAAGGGCTACCTCCGCGAGGCCGGGAACCTGATCTTCCACATCGCGCTCATCGTGATGCTCGTGGCCTTCGCCTGGGGCAAGCTCTTCATGTCCGAGGGCGGCAAGCTCGTCCTGCGCGGCGGCGGCTTCTCGAACACGCTCACCCAGTACGACGACTTCAAGTCGGGCAGCATGTTCGATCCCGACGACCTGCCGCCCTTCAGCTTCACCCTCGACAAGTTCGATGCCACGTTCGAGGAGAGCGGCCCGCAGAAGGGCACCCCGCGCGACTTCAAGGCGTACGTCACCTACAGCGAGGGCGCCCACGGCAAGCCCAGGAAGGCCGAGATCGAGGTCAACAAGCCTCTCGAGGTCGACGGCTCCAAGGTCTACCTGCTCGGCCACGGCTACGCGCCGGTCATGTCGGTGACCGACGCCACCGGCAAGGTCGTCTTCCGGGACGCCGTGCCGATGCTGCCGCAGGACTCCAACCTCACCTCGGCCGGCGCCATCAAGGTCACCGACGGCTACAAGAACAAGAACGGCGAGAAGGAGCAGCTCGGCTTCTCCGCCCAGTTCGTGCCGACCTTCGCGGGCAAGGGCAAGGGCACGATGCTCTCCCAGTTCCCCGACGCGAACTTCCCCGTGATCGCCCTGAACGCCTACCACGGCAGCCTCGGCGTGGACTCGGGCCTGCCGCAGAACGTGTACCAGCTGAACACGTCCAAGATGCAGCAGTTCAAGAAGGAGAACGGCGACCCGCTCGCCAAGATGCTGCTGCCCGGAGAGTCGATGGACCTGCCCGACGGCGCGGGCACCGTGAAGTTCGAGAGCATCGAGCGCTGGGCCACCTTCTCCGTCACCCACCAGCCGGGCAGCGGCCTCGCCCTCGCGGGCGCGATCGCCGCCATCGCGGGCCTGGCCGGATCGCTGTTCATCCAGCGCCGCCGGATCTGGGTCCGCGCGGTGACCGGCGAGGACGGCGTCACCGTCGTCGAGATGGCGGGCCTCGGCCGCAGCGAGTCCGCCAAGCTCCCCGAGGAGCTGGGGCAGCTCGCCGCCACGCTGCACGAGCAGGCGCCGACCGCGACGCCCGCCGAACCTGTCGAAGAAACCCCCGAAGGAGAGCGCGGATGACGCCGCTCGCTGCCGCAGCCAACGAGAACCTGGCTCAGATCAGCAATTACCTGGTCTATTCGTCGATGGCGGTCTACATGCTCGCCTTCTTCGCGCACATCGCCGAGTGGACCTTCGGCAGCCGCAGCAAGGTGGCCCGTACGGCCGCCGCGCTGACCCCGGCCAAGGGCGCCGCCGCGCCCGCCGCCCCCGCCGTAAAGGTCCGGGGCAAGGCGGGCAGTACGGCCGTCCTCGACGCGCCGAAGGTCGTCACCCGCTCCGCCGCGGGCACGCGTGACGTGCCCGACGGCCCGGGCGCCGCGGGCGGCACCGCGCAGGGCGACCTGTACGGGCGGATCGCGGTCTCGCTGACCGCGCTCGCCTTCCTCATCGAGGCGGCCGGCGTCGTCTCCCGCGCGATGTCGGTGCAGCGGGCCCCCTGGGGCAACATGTACGAGTTCTCGATCACCTTCTCCACGGTGGCCGTCGGCGCGTACCTGGTGCTGCTCGCGCTGAAGAAGAACGTCCGCTGGCTCGGCCTGATCCTGGTCACCACCGTCCTGCTGGACCTCGGCATCGCCGTGACCTGGCTCTACACCGACAGTGACCAGCTGGTCCCGGCCCTGCACTCGTACTGGCTGTGGATCCACGTCTCCACCGCGATCTTCTGCGGCGCCGTCTTCTACATCGGCGCGGCCGGAGCGGTGCTCTACCTCTTCCGCGACGCCTACGAGGGCAGGCTCGCGGCGGGCAGGACCGCGGGGAAGTTCTACTCGTCCGTCATGGAGCGGCTGCCCTCGGCGGCCTCGCTCGACAAGTTCTCCTACCGCATCAACGCGGCCGTCTTCCCGCTGTGGACCTTCACGATCATCGCGGGCGCGATCTGGGCGGGCGACGCCTGGGGCCGCTACTGGGGCTGGGACCCCAAGGAGGTCTGGTCCTTCGTGACCTGGGTGGCGTACGCCTGCTACCTGCACGCACGCGCCACCGCCGGCTGGAAGGGCCGCAAGGCCGCCTACCTGGCGCTCTTCGCCTTCGCCTGCTGGATCTGGAACTACTACGGCGTGAACATCCTGCTCAGCGGCAAGCACTCGTACGCGGGCGTCTGACCGGCAGGAGTGGGACGCTGGTGTCATGCCT is a genomic window containing:
- a CDS encoding TlpA family protein disulfide reductase; translation: MSLSRAPRRRSTSGALLLTAVTVAGVMTLTSCDDADGGSKSSGSAGGNYVVGKGGISTVAKGERDAAPKLDGATVDGKTLDTTELKGKVVVLNVWGSWCPPCRAEAPGFAKVSKELADAGKDVAFVGINTRDNSTQNATAFEESYGITYPSLYDPDGKLMLRFPKGTLNPQAIPSTIVLDKEGKIAARTLIAVSETQLRSMIDPLLAEQ
- a CDS encoding cytochrome c biogenesis CcdA family protein; translated protein: MVEYVLAAEVTGVNETVLNGALLLALPISLLAGLISFFSPCVLPLVPGYLSYVTGVSGADLAEARRGRMLAGALLFIAGFTAVFVSTGALFGYFGETLRENNEVISRVLGGLVIVLGLFFMGAIPGLTMREFRFHKKPTAGLLGAPLLGVLFGVGWTPCMGPTLAAVTTLSLDQASAGRGALLTVVYCLGLGLPFILAAIAFRKALGAFGWVKKHYAWVMRIGGGMLILTGLLLVTGMWDSIVGDMRSWTQGFTVGI
- the resB gene encoding cytochrome c biogenesis protein ResB, with the protein product MSTTDNTPTEASQDSEPALGAAGSQLSTAPLEDSGPVGIGVIGWARWVWRQLTSMRVALILLFLLSLGAIPGSLIPQNSVDLMKVAEWKKLNPSWVTIAEKLQLFDVYTSFWFSAIYILLFVSLIGCILPRTWQFVGQLRGRPPAAPRRLDRLPAHTTWRTEKSPDEVLAYAKTLLGRRRFRIEAGNGHVAAEKGYLREAGNLIFHIALIVMLVAFAWGKLFMSEGGKLVLRGGGFSNTLTQYDDFKSGSMFDPDDLPPFSFTLDKFDATFEESGPQKGTPRDFKAYVTYSEGAHGKPRKAEIEVNKPLEVDGSKVYLLGHGYAPVMSVTDATGKVVFRDAVPMLPQDSNLTSAGAIKVTDGYKNKNGEKEQLGFSAQFVPTFAGKGKGTMLSQFPDANFPVIALNAYHGSLGVDSGLPQNVYQLNTSKMQQFKKENGDPLAKMLLPGESMDLPDGAGTVKFESIERWATFSVTHQPGSGLALAGAIAAIAGLAGSLFIQRRRIWVRAVTGEDGVTVVEMAGLGRSESAKLPEELGQLAATLHEQAPTATPAEPVEETPEGERG
- the ccsB gene encoding c-type cytochrome biogenesis protein CcsB, whose translation is MTPLAAAANENLAQISNYLVYSSMAVYMLAFFAHIAEWTFGSRSKVARTAAALTPAKGAAAPAAPAVKVRGKAGSTAVLDAPKVVTRSAAGTRDVPDGPGAAGGTAQGDLYGRIAVSLTALAFLIEAAGVVSRAMSVQRAPWGNMYEFSITFSTVAVGAYLVLLALKKNVRWLGLILVTTVLLDLGIAVTWLYTDSDQLVPALHSYWLWIHVSTAIFCGAVFYIGAAGAVLYLFRDAYEGRLAAGRTAGKFYSSVMERLPSAASLDKFSYRINAAVFPLWTFTIIAGAIWAGDAWGRYWGWDPKEVWSFVTWVAYACYLHARATAGWKGRKAAYLALFAFACWIWNYYGVNILLSGKHSYAGV